DNA from Chionomys nivalis chromosome 11, mChiNiv1.1, whole genome shotgun sequence:
TTTCCCTCCTTCTGAAGACTTTTCTTGCTCTTGAATAAAATGGCATAAAGCTATGGATTCAGTTACCTTGTCTTAGCACCCTGACTTGATTTAATATGCCCCATTATCAGGCACTGTCACACAACAGCAGATGTTAATGATTCTTCACGTGATTCAGAGCCTCTGCTGGCCCTGGAAACAGAAATGAAGCAGACACTTGGCACTCTGTCTCCAAGTAGATTCCTTGATGCTTGAGAACAGCCCACCTTCTGGAATATCAGCAGATCATACAATAACCCACCTTTACATGTCATCTTCCTTAACCATCAGTGAAAGATTCTTGCCCATCCCTATGTGATGAGGAGCAATAAGACGTCAGGGTCACAGACTGTTCTTTGGGATCCAGTTACAGCCTCTGTGTTCTAGTGACCTCACTCAGTGGCTCGCCCCCAGCCTGTCACTTTGAGGAAAGCCCTCTTCACATCTTTGTTTCTCAGGCTGTAGATGATGGGGTTGAGAAAGGCAGAGATGACATTGTAGAACAGAGCCAGTTTCTTGTCCCTCTCTGGGGAAGCATTGGCCCCAGGGTTCATGTACATAAACATGGCAGGTCCACAGAACATGGTGACCACCGTGATATGGGAGGCACAGGTGGAAAAGGCCTTCAGTCGACCTTGGGCTGAGCGAATTCTCAGAATGGTGGCAAAGATACAGACGTAAGAGGCCAGGATGAAAGAAAGAGGTACCAGGAGAAGGATGAAACCCAGGATAAAGTCTACTCGGTCGTTGAGAGACGTGTCTGCACAGGCAAGCTTCAGAACAGCAGGGACTTCACAGAAGAAGTGATTGATCTCATTGGGGCCACAGTAGGGCAGCCTCATAGTGAAGACGGTATATACCAGAGAACAGCTGATGCCCCATAGTCCACAAAAGATCACCATTGCTCCGCACAGCCAAGGCCTCATGATAACTTTGTACCGGAGTGGGTGGCAAATGGCTACATATCTGTCATAGGCCATGACGGAAAATAACCAGCCCTCAGTGATGCCCAACACCAGAAAGATGTACATCTGAGCCACACACCCTGAATAGGAGATAGTTTTCTTCTGGCAGACAAGATGCACCAACATCTGCGGCACTGTGGTGGTGACATAGCTCATATCCAGCATGGAAAGGACGctgaggaagaaatacatgggtgtgtggaggtgggagTCCAGGTAGATCAAGGTGACAATGAGCCCATTGCCCACAAGTGTCGAGAGgtagaggaaaaagaagacattGAAGAGGATTACATTAACTTGGAAGTCCCTGGAGAAGCCCAGAAGGATGAACTCTGCGACGGAGCTGTGGTTCTCCAAGGAGAAACTCTGCATACTTCTCCCACTGcaggaagaaatgaacaaagtGGTCCAGCTTAGACCATGTGTAGGTGCTTCACCTATCCTAAGACCTTAATTCTCCTTGGGGTTGAGGTCAGTTCGGAGACTGAGGTCTGAATTTGGAATATTTAGCTGAGTCAGAGCCCCCAGAACATCATCTACTTTCCTTTATCATCCTCCCAAATACCACCGTCTTTTCCCTCTCCTGGGACCTA
Protein-coding regions in this window:
- the LOC130883990 gene encoding olfactory receptor 2G3-like; this encodes MQSFSLENHSSVAEFILLGFSRDFQVNVILFNVFFFLYLSTLVGNGLIVTLIYLDSHLHTPMYFFLSVLSMLDMSYVTTTVPQMLVHLVCQKKTISYSGCVAQMYIFLVLGITEGWLFSVMAYDRYVAICHPLRYKVIMRPWLCGAMVIFCGLWGISCSLVYTVFTMRLPYCGPNEINHFFCEVPAVLKLACADTSLNDRVDFILGFILLLVPLSFILASYVCIFATILRIRSAQGRLKAFSTCASHITVVTMFCGPAMFMYMNPGANASPERDKKLALFYNVISAFLNPIIYSLRNKDVKRAFLKVTGWGRATE